In Mastigocladopsis repens PCC 10914, a single window of DNA contains:
- the glf gene encoding UDP-galactopyranose mutase: MKVDWLIVGAGYSACVLAERIATQLAQRVLIVERRDHIGGNAYDYYNEHGILVHKYGPHIFHTKSKKIWDYLSQFTEWRHYYHHVLGVLEGKKVPIPFNINSLYALFPPKYAEKLEDLLLEHFGFGVKVPILKLRESASGDLEFLANYIYENVFLRYTAKQWELKPEELDRGVTGRVPVYISRDNRYFQDPYQAMPKYGYTEMFRKMLAHPNIKVLLNADYREVVNDIKFNRMVYTGPIDTFFDYMYGELPYRSLRFQFDTLDQEHYQEVGTVNYPNDYDITRITEQKYLSGQTSPKTTLVMEYPQAYVPGKNDPYYPIPREENRERYDLYLKEVEKLKGTVIFAGRLAEYKYYDMDQAALRALSLFEKEVAQ, translated from the coding sequence GTGAAAGTAGATTGGTTGATCGTAGGAGCCGGATATTCTGCCTGCGTGCTGGCTGAAAGAATTGCCACTCAACTTGCACAAAGAGTATTAATTGTAGAACGGCGAGACCACATCGGTGGCAATGCCTACGATTACTACAATGAACATGGCATCTTAGTACATAAGTACGGTCCTCATATTTTCCATACCAAGTCCAAAAAAATTTGGGATTATCTCTCACAATTTACAGAGTGGAGACACTACTATCACCATGTGCTGGGAGTACTAGAGGGCAAAAAAGTTCCTATTCCTTTTAACATCAACTCGCTCTATGCTCTTTTTCCTCCAAAATATGCAGAAAAGCTGGAGGATTTGCTTTTAGAACACTTTGGTTTTGGGGTCAAAGTACCAATTCTTAAGTTACGTGAAAGCGCCAGCGGTGACCTAGAGTTTTTAGCTAACTACATCTATGAAAACGTTTTCTTGCGCTACACAGCTAAACAGTGGGAACTGAAACCAGAGGAACTCGATAGGGGAGTCACAGGACGTGTCCCAGTCTACATCAGCCGGGATAACCGCTATTTCCAAGACCCCTACCAAGCCATGCCCAAGTATGGTTACACCGAGATGTTCCGCAAAATGCTAGCTCACCCAAATATAAAAGTACTCCTGAATGCGGACTATCGTGAAGTTGTTAACGATATCAAATTCAACCGGATGGTTTACACAGGGCCAATCGATACTTTCTTCGACTATATGTATGGTGAACTACCTTATCGCAGTCTACGCTTTCAGTTTGACACACTAGATCAAGAACACTACCAGGAAGTGGGTACTGTGAATTACCCCAACGACTACGACATCACCCGCATCACTGAGCAGAAGTACTTGTCAGGACAAACCTCACCTAAAACAACCTTGGTCATGGAGTATCCTCAAGCATACGTTCCAGGGAAAAATGACCCTTACTATCCCATCCCACGTGAGGAAAATCGGGAGCGTTATGACCTTTACCTGAAAGAGGTTGAGAAACTCAAAGGTACAGTCATCTTTGCTGGAAGACTTGCTGAATATAAGTACTACGATATGGATCAAGCAGCATTACGAGCTTTGAGCTTGTTTGAGAAAGAAGTAGCGCAGTGA
- a CDS encoding HAD family hydrolase, which yields MKKIVYSFDVFDTSLVRTWVRPTHLFWEVGYQLQKDNLIQISPESWRQLRIEAESTARKTLPVEEVTLEQIYEQLAPSLKWSSDAVEKAKQKEIEIELLSLRPVPEIQNKIQSLQQANKQIIFLSDMYLPEEVIQAFLKEKKVWTPGSTLYVSSKVGVNKLSGKLFRHCLAEEALKPSQLYHVGDNLRSDVKRPRKLGIPHEFFTQAHLNRYEEQIADNTQLPIKFRSLLAGASRLTRLQSQQTTPDKQVIWDTTASAIAPILFGFVYWCLVEAQKKGIQRLYFVARDGQILQKIAQVICKNWGLKIDCRYLYGSRQAWHLPAIQELGEVELDWILGTGGTKFLSIRSVCDRVNISPEQIKDVLSRYGFPTEKWDLNLQEQERGLLRQVITEKEVTDLIISTAATCREKVIGYFRQEGLDDDVPYGFVDVGWAGRIQRSFSKVLSIAGLYPEAGICGFYFALVERDRPLPTDRLLAYFHDVDQPGARSVVCKYRCLFDLFVTADHGSTIRYEQCGEQYLPVLRFQKNEQAINWGLYALQGAAVEFAEQITTNLNDQECTTDLFLEASEILAKEFVLNPSRQEAQVFGSSVWSGDMTENDLYELGPIYGLSDWWRLLLYGKHPHEDVWHAASIARSNAIVRTLLGPRSVRMIRKIRKSLEDFKRSFRSTAIKTT from the coding sequence ATGAAAAAGATAGTTTACTCATTTGACGTGTTTGATACATCCCTGGTTAGAACTTGGGTCAGACCAACTCATCTCTTCTGGGAAGTAGGCTATCAATTACAAAAAGACAATCTCATTCAGATTTCGCCAGAATCTTGGCGTCAACTAAGAATAGAGGCGGAAAGCACTGCAAGAAAGACTTTACCTGTAGAAGAAGTCACACTAGAACAAATATATGAACAACTTGCTCCTTCCTTAAAGTGGTCAAGCGATGCAGTTGAAAAAGCAAAACAGAAGGAAATAGAAATTGAGCTATTGAGTTTACGTCCAGTCCCAGAAATTCAAAATAAAATTCAATCACTTCAACAAGCAAATAAACAAATTATATTCCTCTCAGATATGTATCTACCTGAAGAGGTTATTCAGGCTTTCTTAAAAGAAAAGAAAGTCTGGACACCTGGTAGTACTCTGTACGTTTCATCAAAAGTAGGAGTTAATAAACTATCGGGCAAGCTGTTTCGACATTGTTTGGCAGAAGAAGCGCTCAAACCATCGCAGTTGTATCATGTGGGAGATAATTTACGCTCAGATGTAAAAAGACCAAGAAAACTTGGTATTCCCCATGAATTTTTTACTCAGGCTCACCTCAATCGTTATGAAGAACAAATAGCAGACAACACTCAGCTACCTATAAAGTTTAGATCCCTATTAGCAGGTGCTAGCAGACTCACTCGTTTGCAGTCTCAACAAACAACTCCTGATAAGCAAGTTATTTGGGATACAACAGCAAGTGCGATCGCTCCTATTTTATTCGGTTTCGTCTACTGGTGCTTAGTAGAAGCGCAAAAAAAAGGTATTCAAAGACTATATTTTGTCGCCAGAGATGGGCAAATTTTGCAGAAAATTGCTCAAGTTATTTGCAAAAATTGGGGATTGAAAATAGACTGCCGCTACTTATACGGTTCTCGTCAAGCATGGCATTTGCCTGCTATCCAAGAGCTTGGCGAGGTTGAGCTTGACTGGATTTTAGGTACGGGGGGTACTAAATTTTTATCAATTCGTTCCGTTTGCGACCGGGTTAACATTTCACCAGAGCAAATTAAAGACGTGCTGAGTCGCTATGGTTTTCCAACAGAAAAATGGGATCTGAATCTTCAGGAGCAGGAACGGGGATTACTAAGGCAGGTTATCACTGAAAAGGAGGTCACTGACCTTATCATTTCAACTGCTGCTACCTGTCGCGAGAAGGTGATCGGCTACTTCCGCCAAGAAGGGCTAGACGATGATGTTCCCTATGGTTTTGTGGATGTGGGTTGGGCTGGGCGTATACAACGCTCTTTCAGTAAAGTACTCAGCATTGCAGGTCTTTATCCAGAAGCTGGCATCTGTGGTTTTTACTTTGCCCTTGTAGAGCGGGATAGGCCATTGCCTACTGACCGTTTACTGGCTTATTTCCATGATGTAGACCAACCAGGCGCTCGCTCTGTTGTCTGTAAGTACAGATGCTTGTTCGACCTTTTTGTTACCGCAGATCACGGGAGCACCATAAGATATGAACAATGCGGTGAGCAGTATCTTCCCGTACTTCGTTTCCAAAAAAACGAACAAGCAATTAATTGGGGTTTGTATGCTCTGCAAGGTGCTGCTGTTGAATTTGCAGAGCAAATTACCACAAATCTGAACGATCAAGAATGTACTACTGACCTTTTTTTAGAGGCATCTGAAATTTTAGCAAAGGAATTTGTCCTAAATCCTTCCCGTCAGGAAGCCCAAGTGTTTGGCTCCTCTGTCTGGTCGGGAGATATGACCGAAAATGACTTATATGAATTAGGACCGATTTACGGTTTATCCGACTGGTGGCGACTATTGCTTTATGGTAAGCATCCACATGAAGATGTCTGGCACGCTGCTTCAATTGCTAGAAGTAACGCTATTGTAAGAACGCTCCTAGGACCAAGGAGTGTCAGGATGATACGTAAAATCAGGAAGAGTTTGGAAGACTTTAAGCGTAGTTTTAGATCAACAGCTATTAAGACGACTTAA
- a CDS encoding HAD family hydrolase — protein MKKIVYSFDVFDTSLVRTWVRPTHLFWEVGYQLQKENIIQVSPEYWSQIRIEAERKAREIGTTYEVTLEEIYEQLAFALNLSTYEVEKAKQKEIEIELLSLRPVPATQKKIQSLHQEEKPIIYISDMYLSEEVIRNFLKENKVWIPGSTLYVSSETRINKASGKLFQHYLAQESLKPSQLCHVGDNLHADVKVPKKLGIPFEYFTQAHLNRYEEQLADTTELPLKFRSLLAGASRLTRMHSEETNPDKQVIWNTTASAIAPILFGFVYWCLVEAQRRGIQRLYFVARDGQILQKIAQVICKNWGFKIDCRYLYGSRQAWHLPALQELGKVELDWLLLGTSAKDITQFLSIRSICDRVNISPEQIQDILSRYGFPPAKWDSNLQQHERDLLTQVFTEKEVTELIISTAATYREKAIGYFRQEGIGDGVPFGFVDVGWSGRIQRSFSKLLSIAGLYPESGVCGFYFAFHSRVKSFQNDRLLAYFHDVYGPIDRYPLCKYRCLYELFTAADHGSTMNYERCGEQYIPVLRSPKNEEAINWGIYALQGAAVEFAEQMTSNLSEKECTTDLFLKASEMLAKEFVLNPSRQEAETFGSFLISGDQTENDFYELAPIYNLADWWRLLFYRRHQHIDVWFTASIARSNAILRKLLGPKTFTMIRKIRKKLGKLKLSILPKQVSQLT, from the coding sequence ATGAAAAAGATAGTTTACTCATTTGACGTGTTTGATACATCCCTAGTTCGGACTTGGGTGAGACCAACCCACCTCTTCTGGGAAGTAGGCTATCAACTACAAAAAGAAAATATCATTCAAGTTTCACCTGAATATTGGAGTCAAATAAGAATAGAGGCTGAAAGAAAAGCAAGAGAGATTGGAACGACATATGAAGTCACACTAGAAGAAATATATGAACAACTTGCTTTTGCCTTAAACTTGTCAACTTATGAAGTTGAAAAAGCAAAACAGAAGGAAATAGAAATTGAGCTATTGAGTTTACGTCCAGTACCAGCAACCCAAAAGAAAATTCAATCACTCCATCAAGAAGAAAAACCAATAATCTACATTTCAGATATGTATCTATCTGAAGAGGTGATACGGAATTTCTTGAAAGAAAATAAAGTCTGGATACCAGGTAGTACTTTGTACGTTTCCTCAGAGACAAGGATTAATAAAGCATCTGGTAAGCTATTTCAACACTATTTGGCACAAGAATCTCTCAAACCATCACAGTTATGTCATGTTGGAGATAACCTGCACGCAGATGTCAAAGTTCCGAAAAAACTAGGTATTCCATTTGAATATTTTACTCAAGCTCACCTCAATAGATACGAAGAACAACTAGCCGACACTACAGAGCTTCCCTTAAAGTTTAGATCCCTATTGGCTGGGGCTAGTAGACTAACACGTATGCACTCTGAGGAAACAAATCCTGATAAACAAGTTATTTGGAATACAACAGCAAGTGCGATCGCTCCTATTTTATTTGGTTTTGTCTACTGGTGCTTAGTAGAAGCCCAAAGAAGAGGGATTCAAAGACTATACTTTGTTGCTAGAGATGGCCAGATTCTGCAAAAAATTGCTCAAGTGATCTGCAAAAATTGGGGATTCAAAATAGACTGCCGCTACTTATACGGTTCTCGCCAAGCTTGGCATTTACCTGCTCTCCAAGAGCTTGGCAAAGTTGAGCTTGACTGGCTTTTGTTGGGTACTAGTGCTAAGGATATCACTCAGTTTTTATCAATTCGTTCCATTTGTGACCGAGTTAACATCTCACCAGAGCAAATTCAAGATATCCTAAGTCGCTACGGTTTCCCACCAGCAAAATGGGATAGTAATCTTCAGCAACACGAACGTGATTTACTCACGCAGGTGTTCACTGAGAAAGAAGTTACTGAACTTATTATCTCAACTGCTGCCACATACCGTGAGAAGGCAATCGGCTACTTTCGTCAGGAAGGGATAGGCGATGGAGTTCCCTTTGGTTTTGTGGATGTCGGCTGGAGTGGACGCATACAACGCTCTTTTAGTAAATTGTTGAGCATTGCTGGTCTGTATCCAGAATCTGGCGTGTGTGGTTTTTACTTTGCCTTTCATAGCCGGGTCAAATCATTTCAAAATGATCGTTTACTGGCTTATTTCCATGATGTATACGGTCCGATTGATCGCTATCCTCTCTGTAAGTACAGATGCCTATACGAACTTTTTACCGCAGCAGATCATGGTAGCACTATGAACTATGAGCGATGCGGTGAGCAGTATATTCCTGTACTTCGTTCCCCAAAAAACGAAGAAGCAATTAATTGGGGGATATATGCTTTGCAAGGTGCTGCTGTTGAATTTGCAGAGCAAATGACAAGCAACTTAAGCGAGAAAGAATGTACAACTGATCTTTTCCTAAAGGCATCTGAAATGTTGGCAAAGGAATTTGTCCTTAATCCTTCCCGTCAGGAAGCAGAGACCTTTGGTTCCTTTTTGATATCTGGAGATCAAACTGAAAATGACTTCTATGAATTAGCACCCATTTACAATTTAGCTGACTGGTGGAGACTACTGTTTTATCGTAGGCATCAACACATAGATGTCTGGTTTACAGCTTCAATTGCCAGAAGTAACGCCATTTTGAGAAAGCTCCTTGGACCAAAGACATTCACCATGATTCGCAAGATAAGGAAGAAGTTAGGCAAGTTAAAGCTTTCTATTTTACCAAAACAAGTGAGTCAACTTACGTAA
- a CDS encoding glycosyltransferase family 2 protein, whose amino-acid sequence MKSKIFQKIEYPQITPIPEGVHRPFWSVMIPTYNCANYLVQTLESVLAQDPGSEHMQIEVVDDCSTKDDSEAVVREIGKGRVSFYRQPQNVGAIRNFNTCIQRSVGQFVHILHGDDFVAPDFYSSYAELLQSHPDATLIISPSISVDENNQHIHVASPLANIDGIITEFAEIQALRNEIHTPTAVVPRKVYEHSGGYYLPLSHTADWEMFFRAGLHGKAVTLDKQVAYYRIHSGSDTSRLALTGKNIWEAKYTVDMCMQQLPEKVRREIDNNRYSYIAGLAHYFYSELANKEMWKSSLIHAGWHLKLSPSKPTLKVYLTALARYVLYGVLKFDMQLLKQKKDMSSAS is encoded by the coding sequence ATGAAATCAAAAATTTTCCAAAAAATAGAATATCCTCAAATTACTCCTATCCCTGAAGGAGTTCACAGGCCGTTCTGGTCAGTAATGATTCCTACTTACAACTGTGCAAATTACCTTGTCCAAACTCTTGAAAGCGTTTTGGCTCAAGACCCTGGGTCTGAACATATGCAAATTGAGGTTGTCGATGATTGCTCAACTAAAGATGACTCAGAAGCAGTAGTCAGAGAAATAGGGAAAGGTCGAGTGTCTTTCTATCGTCAACCTCAAAATGTAGGTGCAATTCGTAACTTCAACACCTGTATTCAGCGTAGCGTAGGACAATTTGTCCACATTCTTCACGGTGATGATTTTGTTGCACCTGATTTTTATTCATCATATGCAGAACTTTTGCAATCACATCCAGACGCTACCTTAATAATTAGCCCTTCAATTTCCGTTGATGAAAATAATCAGCACATCCATGTTGCATCTCCACTCGCAAATATAGATGGAATCATAACAGAATTTGCAGAAATTCAAGCTCTTAGAAATGAGATTCATACACCTACTGCGGTTGTACCTCGCAAGGTATATGAGCATAGCGGTGGTTATTATCTGCCACTTAGCCATACTGCTGATTGGGAAATGTTCTTTAGAGCCGGTCTTCATGGCAAGGCAGTTACTTTAGATAAGCAGGTTGCTTACTATCGTATTCATTCAGGAAGTGATACAAGTCGTTTAGCACTTACAGGTAAAAATATTTGGGAAGCCAAATATACAGTTGATATGTGTATGCAGCAATTACCTGAGAAAGTTCGCCGAGAAATTGATAATAACAGATATTCCTACATTGCAGGTTTAGCTCATTACTTTTACTCAGAGTTAGCTAATAAAGAAATGTGGAAAAGTAGCCTAATTCATGCAGGTTGGCACTTAAAACTATCTCCTAGTAAACCGACTCTTAAAGTTTATTTAACTGCTTTAGCTAGGTATGTGTTGTACGGAGTTTTAAAGTTTGATATGCAATTACTCAAACAAAAAAAAGATATGTCTAGTGCTAGCTAG
- a CDS encoding glycosyltransferase: MKIAIVSKSDRIAGGASRVAEELANWLSDAGYSTDHFVALNYKEPLSFQRNLYGEGRRKRICEKIHEKTNEYGFSELLPVEYWLNLSRVLDKYDIVHFHDLYTAISPVTLALTSRRKPTFFTVHDCSAFTGGCLYPMDCEKFTSHCHKCPQLPPGKKKAHIPDHTREVQAIKRWVAGQFNVRYIFPSQWMAQQAQQALKFKIPPIVIPNGLDLKAFPLKKKLDVKISLGIPENRKVVVISAHWLNDIRKGVQYAITALQSVRDLSPFVLAVGHCNDELKQALEGLEFREMGYISDPNFLAQVYSAADVMLFCTLADNLPLTVMEAMAASTPVIGFSTGGVPEMIQTGRNGILVDPTNQQALNQALRQALLSTDLESMGQQARRDIEKNFSRDAFIEKHLQLYQNFEHLLSKISTPSVVQPEPVINR, from the coding sequence ATGAAAATAGCTATTGTTAGCAAGTCTGATAGAATTGCGGGTGGGGCAAGTAGAGTTGCCGAGGAACTCGCTAACTGGTTAAGTGATGCAGGGTATTCAACTGATCATTTTGTAGCTTTGAACTACAAAGAGCCTCTTTCTTTCCAACGCAATCTCTATGGAGAAGGTCGTAGAAAAAGGATCTGTGAAAAGATTCATGAAAAGACCAATGAGTACGGTTTCAGTGAACTGTTGCCTGTTGAATACTGGTTGAATCTAAGTAGAGTTCTCGATAAGTATGATATTGTCCATTTTCATGATCTATATACTGCCATATCTCCGGTCACTTTAGCTCTAACTTCTCGACGCAAACCAACTTTTTTCACGGTACATGACTGTTCTGCATTTACTGGTGGCTGTCTGTACCCAATGGATTGTGAGAAGTTTACTAGCCATTGTCATAAATGTCCCCAATTACCTCCGGGTAAAAAGAAAGCTCACATACCTGATCACACAAGAGAAGTTCAAGCAATCAAACGATGGGTTGCTGGGCAATTCAATGTTCGCTACATATTTCCGAGTCAATGGATGGCTCAACAGGCTCAACAGGCTCTCAAGTTTAAAATTCCACCTATAGTCATTCCGAATGGTCTTGATTTGAAAGCTTTTCCGTTAAAGAAAAAGCTAGATGTAAAAATTAGTTTAGGTATCCCAGAAAACCGTAAAGTAGTTGTTATTTCAGCACATTGGCTCAATGATATTCGTAAGGGCGTGCAGTATGCAATTACAGCCCTTCAAAGTGTGCGCGATTTGTCCCCATTCGTTCTAGCTGTGGGACATTGCAACGATGAATTGAAGCAGGCATTGGAGGGACTTGAGTTTAGAGAGATGGGTTATATTTCAGACCCTAACTTCTTAGCTCAAGTCTACTCCGCAGCAGATGTAATGCTCTTCTGTACCCTTGCCGATAATCTGCCACTTACTGTTATGGAAGCAATGGCTGCATCTACTCCAGTCATTGGTTTTTCCACAGGGGGTGTTCCAGAGATGATACAGACGGGACGTAATGGCATCCTTGTTGACCCTACTAACCAGCAGGCACTAAATCAAGCCCTGCGCCAAGCATTATTATCCACCGATTTGGAATCAATGGGTCAGCAGGCAAGAAGGGATATTGAAAAGAACTTTTCAAGAGATGCATTCATTGAGAAGCATCTGCAACTCTATCAGAATTTTGAGCATTTATTGTCGAAAATATCCACACCGTCTGTTGTACAGCCTGAACCTGTAATAAACAGATAA
- a CDS encoding glycosyltransferase family 2 protein: MMKIHSICLVKNESDIITQTLKSAASWSDFIYVYDNGSTDGTWEKVINLAKDYEQIIPYKQDSQPFADSLRSEPFNHYRANSSEGDWWCKLDADEIYIDAPRVFLSKIPRKYELVWAASFEYYFTDKDFYLYNQNPSLYADDVPVEEKCRYYINNWSEPRFFRYKKSLVWEKSLVKSEAPMPSGLGASYIKRIRLKHFQYRSPQQIQKRLDTRMEAMQNGVFLHEKRRDWKLKIDLDNSHAGDENNFEYDKNYIPQSWKERVVEASKFLYDAHDGKYVINEEAIPKIPTSPSILSKLINLILRIPNKVKSFLRQSSTV; this comes from the coding sequence ATGATGAAAATTCATAGTATATGCTTAGTCAAGAATGAATCTGATATTATCACTCAGACTTTAAAGTCTGCTGCAAGTTGGTCGGATTTCATTTATGTTTATGACAACGGCAGCACTGATGGAACCTGGGAAAAGGTTATAAACCTAGCTAAAGACTATGAACAAATAATTCCCTATAAGCAGGATAGCCAGCCTTTCGCAGATAGTCTTCGTAGTGAACCTTTTAACCATTATCGAGCCAACAGTTCTGAAGGAGATTGGTGGTGTAAGTTAGACGCTGATGAAATATATATTGACGCTCCACGAGTATTTCTATCCAAGATACCAAGGAAATATGAACTTGTTTGGGCAGCTAGTTTTGAATATTATTTTACAGATAAAGATTTCTATCTCTATAATCAGAATCCATCCTTATATGCAGATGATGTACCAGTAGAAGAGAAATGCCGCTATTACATCAATAACTGGTCAGAACCTCGCTTTTTTAGATATAAAAAAAGTTTAGTGTGGGAAAAAAGCTTAGTAAAAAGTGAAGCGCCAATGCCATCTGGACTCGGTGCTTCTTATATAAAAAGGATAAGGCTTAAACATTTTCAGTATCGTTCACCGCAACAAATACAGAAAAGACTAGACACCCGAATGGAGGCGATGCAAAATGGAGTTTTTCTGCATGAAAAGCGAAGAGATTGGAAGCTAAAAATAGATTTAGATAATAGTCATGCTGGTGATGAAAATAATTTTGAGTACGATAAAAATTATATTCCGCAATCATGGAAAGAAAGAGTCGTCGAAGCATCTAAATTCTTGTATGATGCACATGATGGAAAATATGTCATAAATGAAGAGGCAATACCAAAAATTCCTACTAGTCCATCAATTCTGTCTAAATTAATTAATCTAATATTAAGAATACCAAATAAAGTCAAAAGCTTTCTACGTCAATCTTCAACAGTTTAA
- a CDS encoding ribose-phosphate pyrophosphokinase — protein MVFAPTLTLSTTTSISSENNRLCLISGSANVPLSQEVAQYLGMELTPTVRKRFADGEIYVQILESIRGCDVYLIQPTCCPVNDHLMELMIMIDACRRASARQITAVLPYSGYARADRKTAGRESITAKLVANVITKAGADRVLAMDLHSDQVQGFFDVPLDHVYGSPILLNYLQSKQLSDIVVVSPDVGGVARARAFAKKLNDAPLAIVDKRRQAHNVAEVMNLIGDVQGKTAVLVDDMIDTAGTITEAAKLLRNEDARQVYACATHAVFSPPAIERLSSGYFEEVIVTNTIPIVDQKRFPQLTVLSVANLIGETIFRIHKDSSLSSMFHS, from the coding sequence ATGGTTTTTGCTCCAACTCTAACACTTTCAACCACTACCTCAATTAGCTCTGAGAATAACCGTCTTTGCCTGATTTCTGGCTCAGCCAATGTCCCGCTATCTCAGGAAGTTGCTCAGTATCTTGGTATGGAGTTGACTCCTACAGTCCGTAAGCGGTTTGCCGATGGAGAGATTTATGTTCAAATTCTGGAATCAATTCGAGGTTGCGACGTTTATCTGATTCAACCCACATGTTGTCCAGTCAACGATCACCTCATGGAATTGATGATCATGATTGATGCCTGTCGTCGCGCCTCGGCGAGGCAAATCACAGCAGTGTTGCCCTACTCTGGCTATGCCAGAGCAGATCGTAAGACAGCAGGACGGGAATCGATTACGGCTAAACTAGTGGCAAACGTCATTACCAAAGCAGGTGCTGATCGCGTTCTGGCAATGGATTTGCACTCAGATCAAGTTCAAGGCTTCTTCGACGTTCCACTAGATCATGTCTATGGCTCCCCTATCCTGCTAAATTATCTGCAAAGCAAGCAACTTTCTGATATCGTTGTTGTTTCCCCTGATGTTGGCGGAGTAGCGCGAGCACGAGCATTCGCCAAGAAACTCAACGATGCACCGCTTGCCATTGTCGATAAGCGTCGTCAGGCACACAATGTTGCTGAAGTCATGAATCTCATCGGTGACGTGCAAGGTAAAACGGCTGTTCTTGTGGACGACATGATAGACACCGCAGGCACTATCACCGAAGCAGCAAAACTGCTTCGCAACGAAGATGCACGCCAAGTTTATGCTTGTGCAACCCATGCAGTCTTTTCACCACCTGCGATTGAACGTCTGTCAAGCGGTTACTTTGAAGAAGTCATCGTTACAAATACCATTCCCATTGTGGATCAGAAGCGCTTTCCACAATTGACAGTATTATCTGTCGCTAATCTCATTGGTGAGACAATCTTCCGCATTCATAAAGATAGTTCTCTTAGCAGTATGTTTCACAGCTAA